A window of the Radiobacillus deserti genome harbors these coding sequences:
- a CDS encoding BaiN/RdsA family NAD(P)/FAD-dependent oxidoreductase — MNVQVVVIGGGPSGLMAAIAAAENGAKTLLIDKGDKLGKKLAISGGGRCNVTNRLPQDEVIKHIPGNGRFLYSAFSVFNNYDIIEFFEGLGVALKEEDHGRMFPVSNSAKTVVNALLNRLDELHVTIRTNSPVEAIQYGDNHHTVILKSKEKIQTNAVVLAVGGKAVPHTGSTGDGYAWAKNAGHTITDLYPTEVPLTSNEPFIKQKTLQGISLRDSDVSVLNEKGKSIISHKMDMIFTHFGISGPAVLRCSQFVVKELRKGHKSVTIKIDAIPDYFEDKLLEEYIQLIEQNPKKSFKNLVKGVVPERYLDFLLERSEIRLEEKAANISREKIRNFISDLKGFTFTVNGSLPMDKAFVTGGGVSTKEIVPNTMQSKIMHGLYFCGEILDIHGYTGGYNITSAMVTGRIAGMNAAWEALA, encoded by the coding sequence ATGAATGTTCAAGTTGTAGTTATAGGTGGAGGGCCCTCAGGCTTAATGGCTGCCATTGCAGCTGCTGAGAATGGCGCTAAAACCTTACTCATAGATAAAGGGGATAAACTAGGAAAGAAGCTAGCGATTTCAGGAGGTGGTAGATGTAATGTAACGAACCGACTTCCTCAAGATGAAGTAATAAAGCATATTCCTGGAAACGGAAGATTTTTATATAGTGCCTTTTCCGTATTTAATAATTACGATATTATCGAGTTTTTCGAAGGATTAGGAGTGGCATTAAAAGAAGAAGACCATGGGCGAATGTTTCCCGTTAGCAACTCTGCAAAAACAGTTGTTAATGCCTTGTTAAACCGTCTAGACGAACTCCACGTTACAATACGAACGAATAGTCCCGTAGAGGCCATACAATATGGGGATAACCATCATACCGTGATTTTAAAATCTAAGGAAAAAATTCAAACAAATGCTGTGGTTTTAGCAGTAGGTGGTAAAGCAGTTCCACATACAGGAAGCACAGGTGACGGTTATGCTTGGGCGAAAAACGCAGGGCATACAATTACAGATTTATATCCTACCGAAGTACCATTAACATCGAACGAACCATTTATAAAGCAAAAAACCTTACAAGGTATTTCCTTAAGGGATTCTGATGTTTCTGTACTGAATGAAAAAGGAAAATCAATTATTTCACATAAGATGGATATGATTTTCACCCATTTTGGGATTTCTGGACCTGCAGTCTTACGCTGCTCCCAATTTGTAGTCAAGGAATTACGAAAAGGACACAAAAGCGTTACGATAAAGATTGATGCAATACCCGATTATTTCGAGGACAAATTATTAGAAGAATATATTCAATTAATCGAACAAAATCCAAAGAAGTCTTTTAAAAACTTGGTTAAAGGCGTTGTGCCAGAACGCTATTTAGATTTCCTATTAGAGCGAAGTGAAATTCGTCTAGAAGAAAAAGCTGCCAATATTTCCCGGGAAAAAATTCGAAATTTTATATCAGATTTAAAAGGATTCACTTTTACCGTAAATGGATCTCTTCCAATGGATAAAGCATTTGTAACTGGTGGCGGTGTTTCGACGAAAGAAATTGTACCGAATACGATGCAATCTAAAATAATGCACGGCCTATATTTTTGTGGGGAAATTCTTGATATTCACGGCTACACTGGTGGGTACAACATAACTTCCGCGATGGTTACAGGTAGAATTGCAGGAATGAATGCCGCTTGGGAAGCTCTAGCATAG